CCGTTCTCACCACAGGTGTGGCACTCTGTGGACGTTTTCTGGAAATTTACCGTTGAAACTGGAGTACCGAATTTCTCAGCCTTGTATTGAATTTGTGTGGAGTTTGGTAAACGCCTATCCGTAAGGAGTGGGTTCATAACACGCCATAGTCTATGTCCTCGCGAATGTATTGGAGTTTTTCTAGCACGGGGCTTTTCAGTGGATGATGTGGTCAAACACGCCATAGGCTGTCGCTATACTCAACAGCTATTCAATTACTTCTGAGCCGTTAGAGACGGTGATTGGTCCTGAAGCACGTTTTCGGAAGTCACTGTAGATGTTGGGAGCGATATGGATGTTGCGCTCGTCACGGTGGCATATCTGGCTAAGTCGGTATCCCGATGTCAACCAACCGCGTCCGCTTTGCGTCGGATTTCGACCGTACTTCGACTTCTCTATACGCTTTGATATGCTCATACTACGCCCCGTCACATTCTAGGTTCCGACCCGAACCCGTCTCGGCGTCACCTGTGTGTTCTGCCGAACCCGTGACCAACCCCCTAGAAGTCCGGTGATTTAATCAGGGCGTGTAATACCGAAGATGCGTGCATATAGCGGTTTTACCGTCCCTGTGGAGATTACTTCGAGTGTAGTGTTTCGATTACTAGCACTAGAGTCCAAGACCAGTGTAGAATTTGAGTGTGGATGGTACCGTCTAGTTAGCGCAGTTTGAGGAACGGGCGGATTGGAGAGTGAGTTTGGAACGATGCTTGCAAACCTGTTAGCGAGTGCTACGCGGCAGAATTTGATGAAGCGTGGGATGAGAACGAGAGCAGACAGGACACCTATCAGGACGTTCGATGGCGATGAGGATGTTATATTGGACTTCCCCCTCTATTATGACCTTCCGTCTCCCAAGTACGTGCATGAACGACCGACGACTCGGCGAGACAGGCCTGCAGGTCTCACCGCTGTGTTTCGGGACGTGGCGATTCGGGAAGGAACAAGACGGCGTCGTCGAGACGGGCCGCGAGGAAGCCCATGAACTGCTCGAAGCCTTCGCGGAACGTGGCGGCAACTTCATCGACACGGCCAACGGCTACGGCGACGGCGACTCCGAGCGGTGGATCGGCGAGTGGCTCGCGGACCGCGACCGCGAAGACTTCGTGATCGCGTCGAAGTGCTACTGGTCGACGGTCTCTCGGTTCCAGGAAAACCTCTCCCGGAAGAACGTCCGTGCGGAGGTCGAAGGCTCGCTCGACCGGTTGGGGACGGACTACCTCGACATCCTGTACCTGCACCGGTTCGACGACGAGACGCCGATCGAGACCACGCTGCGAACGATTGACGACCTCGTCTCCGAGGGGAAGGTCCACTACGTCGGTATCTCGACCTGTGACGCCTGGAAGCTCACGAAGGGCCTCTGGAAGGCCGACGTAAACAACTACGAGGCCTTCAGCGTCACGCAACCCCTGTTTCACGCTGCCTACTACGAGGACGTCGCGGAGTACCTCGATGTGTGTGCCGATCAGAACCTCGCGGTCTGTCCGTACTCACCGCTGGCTGGCGGGTTTCTCACCGGAAAGTACGAGCGCGTCGGCGACGGGACCTACGACCTAGACGCGCCGGAGGGGACCCGTGCGGAGCTGTCCGATCGATTCACGGACTTCTACGTCTCCGAACGGGGATGGCACGTTCTCGACGCCGTCCGCGAGGTCGCCGACGAGGTCGATGCGACGCCTGCCCAGGTTGCGCTCCGGTGGCTCATGGACCAGCCCGACTTCGACTGCGTGCCGATCATCGGCGCCCGCACCGTTGACCAGCTCAAGGAGAACCTCGGCGCCGTCGACATCTCGCTCACGGACGAACAGTTCGATCGCATCTTCGACGCCCGCTACGACGAGAACGGGAAACTCTACAAGACGAACGCCTGAGACGATCAACGCGCTCGCGCCAGCTGGCCAGCCTTATTGCGTCCAGTATCGGCCTAGAACAGGAACCGTTCTTCGAGATCGGTCGGAAGAATCACCTCGAGCTCACCATGCGACTCGTACTCGTGAAGCAGTTCGACCAGCCGCTCGAAGGCCTCGAGGTCCTCGCCCTCGAGCTGGTGATACATCACTGACGTGATCCCGCGCTGTTCGGCTGTCCGCTCGAGTACGGTCTCGAGGCGGTCAACGCTCGGTTCACTGATCCGGGACGCAAGCCTGGTGTTCGTAGTGTATCCCTGTACCGGACGGCCACCGGCAAAGCCGATCGCGTGGTGCTCGTCGACGAGTTCGAGCGTCGTCGCGTCGTACCGCCCGTACGGATAGGCGAAATACTCGGCTCCGTCTTCGAATCCCCGTTCGATGAGCCACTGTTTGCCCTCGCGGATCTCGGCCGCCTGTTCGGCAATGTTGAGTTCGGGGAGCCGTCCGTGACTACGAGTGTGATTCCCGATACACCAGCCGGCGTCGTCGAGTTCGTATAGCTGGTCGGTCGTGAGCCACTGCTCGCCACTGTCGATCGAGTCGGGGTTGACGAACGTCGCCGCAGGATAGCCGCATTCCTCGAGAATCGGTAAGGCTTCGGTGTAGTCGGTGGCGCTGCCGTCGTCGAACTGGATCATCACCGCTCCCGTCTCCGGACGGGGCGTAACGTGGAAGTCGTCGAACCACACGGTCCGCGTGTCCCCCTCGGCCGTCCAGAGCTGAATGTGAACCTCGGAAACACTCGTGGCATCGAATCCCGTATCGAGCGCTTCGATACCGAAGTTGTATCGCATCAGCGGGAGTTCACCACCGACACCGCGTCGGTAGTCGATCGAATTGCCCTCCGTGTCGACCAACCGCACCCAGGGGACGACGACGTCGTCCGCCGCGACTGCGACACCGGGGACGACGTCAGCGAGGTCACGCGGTTCTGCGAACGTCTTCGTGAGTCGCGTCGCCCCTCGGGCTGCCGGAACTTCGACCCGCGCGCTCTGGGAGCCGACGACGGCCCGGTTTGGATCTGCCGTCAGGGTCCCGCCCGTGATGTCCCACGTCTCGAGATTCTCGAAGTCGTCGTGGGTGCCGGCTTCGGCCGGCTGATCGACCGCAGTCTCGTCGGTCGAGGATCCACCCTCCTCGTCAGGTAGCGCCGCTCGAGTGTCGTCAGGTGGCAATGTCGAATCATCGGTACTGTCGCGGTCCGTATTGGTAGAACGCGAGGCAATACAACCCGCGACACCGGCTACGGCCGACGCTGTTATCGAGAGATAGGTCCGTCGCCTCATTACCATCGAAATAGATCAAATTCTGCTATTGTTATGACTACAATATTATTCAGTAACTGAATGGGTTCGAAATCTCTGAGCACGAAGCCCAATTAGCCCGAGCGACGAGTGGGAATCTGAGACGGCACCCGACGAATGCATCCGTTGTTCAACTTTAGAAACCCCTTCAGGAGTTACGATGACTAACTCACTCGAGACTGCCAGCAGTTAGCCTTCGAGGACCGTTCAGATCCCCGCAAAAGCCGACTAATGTCGGCTAACCGCCGACTACGTTCTACACCCAATCATCGTCGTCAAAGCAGCCGGTCCCTTACTAACTGCCGGTCTCGCGAACGCAGCGCAACGGTGGCGCTCCGTATTCCGTTGCTTCCGCGCTTGGTTCGCTGGCTCGGCCCCGTCGGTATTGCCGCAGGTATCTGTTACTGGTCGCTCGTAACGACCCCGCCGACGATCTCTCCGGTTGGGTTCGAGTGGGGAGCCGCGGCTGTCACTGGCGTCGCAACGAGTAGTGTTGGAGTCCTACTCGACCCCACCGCTGTACCACAATCGTATTTTCAGCACGGCATCGCCTACGCGCTTCTCGCACTTGCCCTCGCGTACGCCCTTGCCGACCGTGAGTCAAACATCATCAGGAAGGCGTTGGTAGTCATCGTTCTCGCAACGACTTACGGCACACTCATGGAGTTCGGACAGCTGTTCCGGCCCGAGCGCACCGCCTCCGTTACGGATGGGACGGTCAACGCGCTCGGCGCACTGACTGCACTGTGCTGGTACGAACTCGAGCGCCGTGTGGAGTTCGTATCGTTTGCGGAACTCCGCAGTCCAACCAGTCAGTAGAACAACAACAGCAGCCGCTCTCCGAACCCACTACGAGCCCGAAAACGGAACCACCAAGTAGCGGATTTGCGACCACGGAGACGAATGCGACGCGCAGTCCGGTTCGTAATGGCCGCCGTCTTTCTCACAGCCCTGCTCGGACTCTGCGTCCACTACGGGGCGACGTACGACGAGGGCTGGCCGCACCCGACCGGCGACCAACTGCGGGACGACTACGACGCGTACGTCGGCGAGCGCGTCCTGCTATTCGGCGAGGTCCGATCCGTCGACGCCGAATCGAGTTCCATCACGATCCACGTCACCGACTCCGCAGACGAGGTCGCGGCCGAACTCGAGATCCATGACTTCGAGAAGCCGGTCGAACCCGGCGGCGTCGTGCAGGTCTACGGCGTGCTCGAGGCGGATCGAACGATGACGCCGATCCAGACGATCGTCGTCAACGGCGGAACGACCGCCTTCTACTACAAGCTCGGCGCCTCCGTTACGGGCGTGCTCCTCGCAATCGGCTACTTCCTCGTCCACTGGCGACCGACTGTCCGAGGGTTCGGGTTCGAACCGCGGACCGACACGACCGCCCGACAAACAGTGAATGCCGACGATCCGACTGAGTCCACGGAGGCAGATTGCAATGGCTGATCTCCTCTCGCACGTCCTCGCCGCCTACGCCATTTTCACCATCGGAAGCTGGCGCCTCGAGTGGCTCACGAAACGGTGGGTGGCCGTCGCGATGATCGGCGCGCTCCTGCCCGATCTCAACCGCATCGGACTGTTCGTCACCGACGCGACCCTCGAAACGGTCCTGGACCTCCCGTTCAGTGTCGACGGGATCCACACGCTCGGCGGGGTCCTCGTTCT
This portion of the Halopiger aswanensis genome encodes:
- a CDS encoding polysaccharide deacetylase family protein — its product is MRRRTYLSITASAVAGVAGCIASRSTNTDRDSTDDSTLPPDDTRAALPDEEGGSSTDETAVDQPAEAGTHDDFENLETWDITGGTLTADPNRAVVGSQSARVEVPAARGATRLTKTFAEPRDLADVVPGVAVAADDVVVPWVRLVDTEGNSIDYRRGVGGELPLMRYNFGIEALDTGFDATSVSEVHIQLWTAEGDTRTVWFDDFHVTPRPETGAVMIQFDDGSATDYTEALPILEECGYPAATFVNPDSIDSGEQWLTTDQLYELDDAGWCIGNHTRSHGRLPELNIAEQAAEIREGKQWLIERGFEDGAEYFAYPYGRYDATTLELVDEHHAIGFAGGRPVQGYTTNTRLASRISEPSVDRLETVLERTAEQRGITSVMYHQLEGEDLEAFERLVELLHEYESHGELEVILPTDLEERFLF
- a CDS encoding aldo/keto reductase; translated protein: MNDRRLGETGLQVSPLCFGTWRFGKEQDGVVETGREEAHELLEAFAERGGNFIDTANGYGDGDSERWIGEWLADRDREDFVIASKCYWSTVSRFQENLSRKNVRAEVEGSLDRLGTDYLDILYLHRFDDETPIETTLRTIDDLVSEGKVHYVGISTCDAWKLTKGLWKADVNNYEAFSVTQPLFHAAYYEDVAEYLDVCADQNLAVCPYSPLAGGFLTGKYERVGDGTYDLDAPEGTRAELSDRFTDFYVSERGWHVLDAVREVADEVDATPAQVALRWLMDQPDFDCVPIIGARTVDQLKENLGAVDISLTDEQFDRIFDARYDENGKLYKTNA
- a CDS encoding zinc ribbon domain-containing protein, with translation MACLTTSSTEKPRARKTPIHSRGHRLWRVMNPLLTDRRLPNSTQIQYKAEKFGTPVSTVNFQKTSTECHTCGENGTCPEQAQSDV
- a CDS encoding VanZ family protein — encoded protein: MVRWLGPVGIAAGICYWSLVTTPPTISPVGFEWGAAAVTGVATSSVGVLLDPTAVPQSYFQHGIAYALLALALAYALADRESNIIRKALVVIVLATTYGTLMEFGQLFRPERTASVTDGTVNALGALTALCWYELERRVEFVSFAELRSPTSQ
- a CDS encoding DNA-binding protein — translated: MRRAVRFVMAAVFLTALLGLCVHYGATYDEGWPHPTGDQLRDDYDAYVGERVLLFGEVRSVDAESSSITIHVTDSADEVAAELEIHDFEKPVEPGGVVQVYGVLEADRTMTPIQTIVVNGGTTAFYYKLGASVTGVLLAIGYFLVHWRPTVRGFGFEPRTDTTARQTVNADDPTESTEADCNG